Proteins from a genomic interval of Symmachiella macrocystis:
- the asnS gene encoding asparagine--tRNA ligase yields the protein MTLSKIAKLIKDGQPEQPVEVAGWVRTKRESKQAFAFLELNDGSSMAGLQVIVDDSVPGFAESIKAITTGASVRVAGVLKESPGKGQSIELHAAELAVLGTADAQNYPLQKKRHSFEFLREIAHLRPRTNTFGAIARVRNALCAAIHNFFQSRGFLYIHTPVITTSDCEGAGTMFQVTTLDLAKLAQVKTEIDYGQDFFGKQASLTVSGQLEAETFASSVGDCYTFGPTFRAENSNTTRHLAEFWMVEPEMPFYELNDNMDLAESFIRTVLADVLAACPEDMEFFNLRIEKTILETLHNIIDNDFIRLPYTEAVEILQASGQEFEYPVSWGIDLQSEHERFLTEQHFKQPVILYDYPRSIKPFYMRCNEDGKTVRAMDVLVPRVGEIIGGSQREERLDVLTDRMAECGLETEDYWWYLDLRRYGSVPHSGFGLGLERTLLLLTGMANIRDVIPFPRTPKNAEF from the coding sequence ATGACCCTTTCGAAAATCGCTAAACTCATCAAAGACGGCCAACCGGAGCAGCCCGTTGAGGTGGCCGGCTGGGTCCGCACCAAACGCGAGTCCAAACAAGCCTTCGCGTTTTTAGAACTCAACGACGGCAGTTCGATGGCCGGATTGCAGGTGATTGTCGATGACTCGGTCCCAGGATTCGCCGAAAGTATCAAAGCCATCACCACCGGAGCCAGCGTGCGTGTCGCCGGCGTACTGAAGGAATCACCCGGTAAAGGACAGAGTATCGAACTGCATGCGGCGGAGCTGGCGGTGTTAGGCACGGCCGATGCGCAAAACTATCCCCTGCAAAAGAAGCGGCATAGCTTTGAGTTCCTCCGCGAAATCGCGCACCTGCGGCCGCGAACCAATACTTTTGGAGCCATCGCCCGTGTGCGCAATGCCCTGTGCGCCGCTATTCACAATTTCTTTCAGTCGCGGGGATTTTTGTACATCCACACGCCGGTCATCACCACCAGTGACTGCGAAGGAGCCGGCACAATGTTTCAGGTGACGACGCTCGACCTCGCCAAGTTGGCACAGGTGAAAACGGAGATCGATTACGGCCAAGATTTCTTCGGCAAGCAAGCCTCGTTGACCGTCAGCGGTCAGCTCGAAGCAGAAACATTCGCCAGTTCCGTAGGCGACTGTTATACCTTCGGCCCCACGTTTCGGGCGGAAAACTCAAACACAACGCGGCATCTGGCGGAATTTTGGATGGTCGAACCAGAGATGCCGTTTTATGAGTTGAACGACAACATGGACTTAGCGGAGTCGTTTATCCGCACAGTCCTCGCCGACGTCTTGGCCGCCTGTCCGGAGGATATGGAGTTTTTCAATCTGCGGATCGAAAAAACCATTTTGGAAACGCTCCACAACATCATCGACAACGACTTCATCCGCTTGCCATACACCGAAGCCGTGGAGATTCTACAGGCGAGTGGACAAGAATTTGAATATCCCGTTTCCTGGGGTATCGACCTGCAATCGGAGCATGAACGGTTTTTGACCGAGCAGCACTTCAAACAACCGGTGATTCTGTATGACTACCCGCGGAGCATCAAGCCGTTTTATATGCGCTGTAACGAGGATGGAAAAACGGTCCGAGCAATGGATGTTTTAGTACCGCGCGTGGGAGAGATCATCGGCGGTAGCCAACGGGAGGAGCGATTGGACGTGCTGACCGATCGCATGGCCGAGTGCGGGTTGGAAACCGAAGATTATTGGTGGTATCTGGATTTACGTCGTTACGGCAGCGTCCCGCACAGCGGATTTGGGTTGGGATTGGAGCGGACATTGCTGTTGCTGACCGGAATGGCCAACATCCGCGACGTAATCCCATTCCCGCGAACGCCGAAGAATGCGGAGTTTTGA
- a CDS encoding sialate O-acetylesterase produces the protein MHLFLRSSYVLSLPILAVSLASVGYSEELQRPDAGKKIKVFLFAGQSNMEGRASGCKITQEDRTRLKNVQKRIQLAFNHEPISPLKVVSPSEEIRKIYQRDRIFGPELFFGISLAEAMPNEKFLFIKRTRGSSSLHGCWNPEWSEDKAVLLGEAKHPKLYREYVDYVRQVLDGYSPEDYELCAMLWVQGESDDKAPEAEAAYGATLRKLIERVRLDTKHSTLPFILFQVGSPKVVEGMRQTAAKVPSATLIPQSLNPDSSDFYEKMENGHYNAEGMKKLGTRFAEVFLRTYAPPRQ, from the coding sequence TTGCATTTATTTCTGCGTTCAAGCTATGTTCTATCGTTGCCGATTCTTGCGGTGTCGCTAGCGAGCGTTGGCTATTCCGAGGAACTGCAGCGACCCGACGCTGGTAAGAAGATTAAAGTCTTTCTCTTCGCCGGGCAGTCAAACATGGAGGGCCGGGCCAGCGGTTGCAAAATCACACAAGAGGACCGAACCCGTTTGAAGAATGTGCAAAAGCGCATTCAATTGGCTTTCAACCACGAGCCCATCAGCCCTCTCAAAGTGGTATCCCCTTCGGAAGAGATTCGCAAGATTTACCAGCGTGACCGAATATTTGGTCCCGAACTGTTTTTCGGGATCTCCCTGGCCGAGGCCATGCCAAACGAGAAATTCCTGTTCATCAAACGAACGAGGGGTTCCTCGTCGCTTCATGGTTGCTGGAATCCGGAGTGGAGCGAGGACAAGGCAGTTCTCCTGGGCGAGGCAAAGCATCCCAAACTGTACCGAGAGTACGTCGATTACGTGCGGCAGGTACTCGATGGTTATTCTCCTGAGGACTATGAGCTCTGTGCCATGCTTTGGGTGCAGGGTGAGTCTGACGACAAAGCGCCCGAAGCCGAGGCTGCGTATGGTGCCACACTGCGGAAGCTCATTGAACGCGTCCGGTTGGACACCAAACACTCCACTCTGCCTTTCATTCTGTTCCAAGTGGGCTCACCAAAAGTCGTCGAAGGGATGAGGCAAACTGCAGCCAAGGTTCCGAGCGCGACACTCATTCCCCAGAGTCTGAACCCTGATTCGTCGGACTTCTACGAGAAAATGGAAAATGGTCACTACAACGCTGAGGGCATGAAGAAACTTGGCACTCGTTTTGCCGAAGTATTCTTGCGCACTTACGCGCCCCCGCGGCAGTAG
- a CDS encoding carbohydrate porin, producing MDRFHIIAFYSVCVIVFSTIATAHAQDNEPTGPNFETSNAQFDSGGDARSIYQDIPQFGGPSSVGGQLAEDATVVPQYRLQGLQDYFNPWYRFKERVNDDIGLQFDIDESMFYQVATASNGESDAASGLVRFYGQWELLNRGSDNPGMLVFKAENRHKMGSFLTPFELGFEAGSILPTGTFFSEFNFGVTNFYWKQYFYDRNLAFVVGRIDVTDFVDVYAMMNPLTHFINLAFSTNPTIAVPNQGLGVAAGGMLTNQLYMQGGFADANGQPTLPGFDTFFDDAEYFSYIEFGATSSKEKIYLDNVHVTLWHTDERQAAGSPESHGVAFTAQQFFSEKWLPFFRFGYSDGDAALMQTTFSTGLGLMRKNQDVAGVGISWGKPADGMLRDQFTSEAFYRIQLTQFLALTPDVQLIVDPALNSDVDVLALFGIRLRAAF from the coding sequence ATGGATCGATTCCACATAATTGCCTTCTATAGCGTCTGTGTCATCGTCTTCTCAACGATCGCGACGGCACACGCGCAAGACAATGAGCCGACGGGGCCGAACTTTGAAACGTCCAACGCCCAGTTTGACTCAGGTGGCGATGCCCGCTCCATTTACCAAGACATTCCCCAATTTGGTGGACCCAGCAGCGTTGGCGGACAGTTGGCCGAGGATGCTACCGTCGTGCCACAATACCGACTTCAAGGTCTGCAGGATTATTTTAATCCGTGGTATCGGTTCAAGGAGCGTGTGAACGACGACATCGGGTTACAGTTCGACATCGATGAATCGATGTTTTACCAAGTGGCCACGGCCAGTAACGGCGAGAGTGACGCTGCAAGCGGACTGGTTCGGTTTTATGGCCAATGGGAACTGCTCAATCGCGGATCGGATAATCCTGGAATGCTGGTTTTCAAGGCTGAGAACCGTCACAAAATGGGCTCATTCCTCACACCTTTTGAGCTTGGTTTTGAAGCCGGTTCAATTCTTCCAACGGGAACATTCTTCAGCGAGTTCAACTTCGGGGTGACGAACTTTTATTGGAAGCAGTACTTTTACGACCGCAATTTGGCGTTTGTTGTCGGTCGGATAGATGTCACTGATTTTGTTGATGTGTACGCGATGATGAATCCCTTGACGCACTTTATCAATTTGGCCTTTTCCACCAACCCAACGATTGCCGTACCGAACCAAGGTCTTGGTGTTGCGGCGGGGGGAATGTTGACGAATCAACTCTATATGCAAGGCGGATTTGCCGACGCCAATGGACAACCGACCCTACCGGGGTTCGACACATTTTTCGACGACGCCGAATATTTCAGCTACATTGAATTTGGCGCTACGTCTTCGAAGGAAAAAATCTACCTCGATAATGTCCACGTCACGTTGTGGCATACCGATGAGAGGCAAGCCGCAGGATCGCCTGAAAGCCATGGCGTTGCATTCACGGCACAACAGTTTTTTAGCGAGAAGTGGCTGCCTTTTTTCCGCTTTGGCTATTCCGACGGCGATGCAGCCTTGATGCAAACGACGTTCAGCACGGGCCTCGGTCTGATGCGTAAGAACCAAGACGTTGCTGGTGTCGGCATCAGTTGGGGTAAACCAGCCGACGGCATGCTACGCGACCAGTTTACCAGCGAGGCATTCTACCGCATCCAACTGACACAATTTCTCGCTCTTACGCCGGACGTGCAGTTGATCGTTGATCCCGCACTGAACTCCGATGTCGATGTACTGGCATTATTTGGCATCCGACTGCGGGCGGCTTTTTAG